From Pochonia chlamydosporia 170 chromosome Unknown PCv3seq00014, whole genome shotgun sequence, a single genomic window includes:
- a CDS encoding Cel5b endoglucanase (similar to Metarhizium acridum CQMa 102 XP_007812952.1), with protein sequence MRSLSWLLAALAASAGVMGKMKYLGVAMAGVDFGCDIDGSCPADHVQVPLATLGGADSAGQMKHFVDDDGMNTFRLSMTWQYITAGQASGGLDKINFGNFDKLVQACLDTGAYCMLDLHNFARYDGGIVGQGGPTDDVFAGLWKQLATYYAKNDKIIFGLMNEPHDLDIKLWAKSCQAAVTAIRKAGATSQIILLPGTNFASAETFVSTGSAEALAAITNPDGSTDNLLLDLHKYLDINNSGTHAECTTNNVAGFKTIAEWLRKNKRLGMVSESGASMDQSCMTKFCEQNEFISKNDDVLVGFVGWGAGGFDSTYVLTLTPTKSGNSWTDNKLMKQCIIAPFGKAASSKPSPTTTSAPSSTSTEESTQKTPSAAPSGTKNNTNSNESAPEKDSGAGYIAISHFYVFLASIAALHLYLH encoded by the exons ATGCGCTCTCTATCATGGCTCTtggcggcgctggcggcGTCCGCGGGCGTCATGGGTAAAATGAAGTACTTG GgcgttgccatggctggtgtcGACTTTGGTTGCGACATTGAT GGCTCTTGTCCCGCGGACCATGTCCAAGTGCCCTTGGCAACATTGGGTGGTGCCGACTCAGCTGGTCAGATGAAGCACtttgttgacgacgatggcatgAACACATTCCGACTAT CCATGACATGGCAGTACATAACAGCAGGACAAGCATCGGGTGGACTTGACAAGATCAACTTTGGAAACTTCGACAAACTAGTACAAGCCTGTCTTGACACTGGCGCATACTGCATGCTGGACCTTCACAACTTCGCGAGATATGATGGCGGGATAGTCGGACAAGGGGGACCTACGGACGACGTTTTCGCCGGTCTTTGGAAGCAGCTCGCAACTTACTATGCCAAAAACGACAAAATCATTTTTGGCCTTATGAACGAACCTCATGATTTGGATATCAAGCTATGGGCAAAGAGTTGCCAGGCCGCTGTAACAGCCATCCGAAAGGCCGGCGCCACGTCACAGATCATCCTCCTTCCTGGAACCAACTTTGCCAGCGCCGAGACGTTTGTATCGACCGGTAGTGCGGAAGCCTTAGCTGCGATTACGAACCCAGATGGCTCGACCGACAACTTGTTACTTGATCTACACAAATACCTGGACATTAACAACTCGGGCACCCACGCCGAGTGTACCACCAACAACGTGGCGGGCTTTAAAACCATTGCTGAGTGGTTGAGAAAGAACAAACGCCTGGGCATGGTGTCGGAATCCGGCGCTTCAATGGATCAATCT TGCATGACTAAATTCTGTGAACAAAACGAGTTTATCTCTAAGAATGACGATGTTCTTGTTGGATTTGTAGGCTGGGGCGCAGGTGGTTTTGACAGCACTTATGTCCTAACCTTGACGCCTACAAAGTCTGGCAATTCCTGGACCGACAATAAATTAATGAAACAATGCATCATTGCACCCTTTGGAAAAGCCGCCAGCTCGAAACCGTCGCCTACAACTACCTCTGCACCGTCGTCAACCTCAACAGAGGAATCTACTCAGAAGACACCGTCAGCAGCGCCTTCTGGCACAAAAAACAATACCAATTCAAATGAATCTGCGCCAGAGAAGGATTCCGGCGCTGGTTACATTGCAATTTCTCACTTTTACGTCTTTTTAGCGAGCATAGCGGCACTGCATTTGTACTTGCATTAA